Proteins co-encoded in one Rhodopirellula bahusiensis genomic window:
- a CDS encoding metallopeptidase codes for MKLPRFRPSQAAALPSAFLIALTFASSIANPNAAIASNSDSAIQVENHETGSEVQYSVVLLRGTVPSENDAPMTIVNKNAPAGANEVKVLTDGKRFKALVELSEGKNAIQLKHGSAPATELVLTYKPQNNPHYVRLIWMTDQSGETDFAAPDDSVTQDYANRLRTAALLMQTFTAERMKDLGYGPRTFALEHDESGQVVVHTWKGDEDKQDYYAQADNNRWWQQVRRWINNEHPDRLAKNVVLAAYTRKDPRTGKMLGHTALGGANLGLFGSASVFCWPRDIQSAMDVFQDNAAVDATHVHDDSAFRGTIWALASTTIGATLHETGHAMGLPHCTDNMGIMTRGFDHFHRVFTFADPPSNQNKQTRKFSPEQEAYFSPVSASFLRWSPWFQLNAATTESSGRSRSRPSVEVDEEAQLVRIKSDSGIPWIGFHSKDRIETFREYGSHDAGADDHPKTIDLTFDQIQDMKPGTDIRRIVVVDSNGASRNVSLPQTAS; via the coding sequence ATGAAACTTCCCCGCTTCCGCCCATCTCAGGCCGCCGCGCTTCCGTCGGCGTTTTTGATCGCTTTGACGTTCGCCTCATCGATCGCCAACCCGAACGCTGCGATTGCTAGCAATTCTGATTCTGCAATCCAGGTCGAGAACCACGAAACCGGATCCGAAGTCCAGTACAGCGTTGTCCTTCTGCGAGGCACGGTGCCGTCTGAAAATGACGCTCCTATGACGATCGTCAACAAAAATGCCCCGGCAGGTGCAAATGAGGTCAAAGTGCTGACCGACGGCAAGCGTTTCAAAGCGTTGGTGGAACTATCGGAGGGAAAAAACGCAATCCAATTGAAGCACGGCTCGGCTCCGGCAACCGAATTGGTCCTGACCTACAAACCACAAAACAATCCGCATTACGTGCGATTGATTTGGATGACCGACCAGTCAGGTGAAACCGACTTTGCGGCGCCGGATGATTCCGTCACACAAGACTACGCGAACCGACTTCGCACCGCGGCGTTGCTGATGCAAACTTTCACCGCCGAAAGAATGAAGGACTTGGGCTACGGTCCGCGAACCTTTGCTTTGGAACACGACGAAAGCGGGCAGGTCGTCGTTCACACTTGGAAAGGCGACGAAGACAAGCAGGACTACTACGCACAAGCCGATAACAACCGTTGGTGGCAACAAGTCCGTCGTTGGATCAACAATGAACACCCTGACCGGCTCGCAAAGAACGTTGTACTGGCCGCCTACACACGCAAAGACCCTCGCACCGGAAAGATGCTCGGACACACCGCTCTTGGTGGGGCCAACCTGGGATTGTTCGGCAGTGCGTCGGTGTTTTGTTGGCCGCGTGACATTCAATCCGCGATGGATGTCTTTCAAGACAACGCCGCGGTCGATGCAACTCACGTTCACGACGACAGTGCATTCCGAGGAACGATTTGGGCGTTGGCTTCGACCACGATCGGAGCCACGTTGCACGAGACCGGCCACGCGATGGGACTGCCGCACTGCACCGACAACATGGGCATCATGACGCGAGGGTTTGATCACTTCCATCGCGTGTTCACGTTCGCTGATCCACCCAGCAACCAAAACAAACAGACCCGCAAATTTTCACCCGAACAAGAAGCCTACTTCTCTCCGGTCAGTGCCTCGTTCCTACGCTGGAGCCCATGGTTTCAGCTCAACGCCGCAACGACGGAGTCATCTGGTCGATCGAGGTCACGACCAAGTGTCGAAGTTGATGAAGAGGCACAATTGGTACGAATCAAAAGCGACTCCGGCATTCCATGGATTGGCTTCCATTCCAAAGATCGAATCGAGACTTTTCGCGAGTACGGTTCGCATGACGCGGGAGCCGATGACCATCCAAAAACAATCGATCTCACTTTCGATCAAATCCAGGACATGAAGCCGGGCACCGACATTCGGCGTATCGTTGTCGTCGACAGCAACGGAGCGTCTCGGAACGTTTCGCTTCCGCAGACTGCGTCTTGA
- a CDS encoding GumC domain-containing protein, which translates to MSAAPIPWKHIRNILVLFAPVWGGAAVLFGVLGLGTALLSSDRWAARQPLVLRDEATGAVDRLGRFSSQTDLKAAQETLLEMARNPEVVAAALRDVGPVGGGEDESYPSTTLVDTVANRRVNVVAPQGSEFGNSELVYLKVEAESPERASDFCRALLDNLSSHLRTVRRIRADSVIVELTNSRDLTRQKLDTVLTKMNEVEVRFGSDLSELRNLNDAISGDGANRRTMEENAKELQLAELELERLNALQQLLIAGSQDPRQLLVSGDELLSSQPSLQRLKDGLIDAQIESSRLASVYTELHPRRRSAITTEREITSRMLEEAKAAVRAMKPTLVLARDRVQRLRNKQDQLHEKLSRLAGVRTSYSKLDSDAEALTQQLAEAEAALGEAQASRSAALSTNLLAELGPPQIGDSPEGMSGVSVTFGSLFAGLVFGLGTVFLIAPGPQGPSAGRRWSDRLTGRRATDHMPPEMAAQVTSVPPDGNDRRRGSSRD; encoded by the coding sequence ATGTCAGCTGCTCCAATTCCGTGGAAACACATTCGCAATATCTTGGTTCTGTTCGCACCGGTTTGGGGCGGAGCAGCCGTTTTGTTTGGAGTGCTGGGCCTTGGAACGGCGCTGCTCTCGAGTGACCGCTGGGCCGCGCGTCAGCCGCTTGTGCTTCGTGACGAAGCGACCGGAGCAGTTGATCGTTTGGGGCGATTCTCCAGTCAAACGGATCTGAAAGCGGCCCAAGAAACGTTGCTTGAAATGGCACGCAATCCCGAAGTGGTCGCCGCCGCTCTGCGCGACGTCGGACCCGTCGGCGGAGGAGAAGATGAGTCCTACCCATCGACGACGTTGGTCGACACCGTCGCGAATCGACGCGTCAACGTTGTTGCACCTCAAGGCAGCGAGTTCGGCAACAGCGAATTGGTTTATTTGAAGGTCGAAGCTGAGTCGCCCGAGCGTGCCTCTGACTTCTGCCGTGCGTTGCTGGACAATTTGAGCAGCCATCTTCGAACCGTTCGCCGGATTCGAGCCGACAGTGTGATTGTCGAACTCACGAATTCTCGTGATCTGACGCGGCAAAAACTGGATACTGTCCTAACGAAAATGAATGAAGTGGAAGTCCGGTTCGGATCGGACTTGAGCGAACTGCGAAACCTAAACGATGCCATTTCGGGCGATGGTGCCAACCGCCGCACCATGGAAGAGAACGCGAAAGAACTTCAATTGGCGGAATTGGAACTCGAACGACTCAACGCTCTGCAGCAACTGTTGATCGCGGGTTCGCAAGACCCACGTCAGTTGTTGGTCAGCGGAGATGAATTGCTGTCCAGCCAGCCTTCGCTACAACGATTGAAAGATGGTTTGATTGACGCACAGATCGAATCCAGTCGATTGGCCAGTGTTTACACCGAATTGCATCCGCGTCGTCGTTCAGCAATCACCACCGAACGCGAGATCACGTCTCGGATGTTGGAAGAAGCGAAGGCGGCCGTTCGTGCGATGAAGCCGACTTTGGTGCTCGCTCGCGATCGTGTTCAACGTCTCAGAAACAAACAAGATCAGCTGCATGAAAAGCTGAGCCGATTGGCTGGCGTACGAACAAGCTATTCAAAACTCGACAGCGACGCCGAGGCTTTGACGCAGCAACTCGCTGAAGCCGAAGCAGCGTTGGGCGAAGCTCAAGCGAGCCGATCCGCTGCCCTTTCGACAAACCTGTTGGCAGAATTGGGGCCACCCCAAATCGGTGATTCACCCGAAGGTATGTCAGGCGTCTCGGTCACCTTCGGATCACTGTTCGCCGGATTGGTATTCGGTTTGGGAACCGTGTTCTTGATCGCTCCGGGACCACAAGGCCCGAGTGCTGGACGTCGTTGGAGTGACCGTTTGACGGGACGTCGTGCGACGGATCACATGCCTCCTGAAATGGCTGCACAAGTCACCTCGGTACCTCCGGACGGAAACGATCGCCGTCGTGGTTCGTCGCGTGATTAA
- a CDS encoding gamma carbonic anhydrase family protein: MSTNDTDSQSTAKPSASDASGRTRREAIVTVEPDRSLIDPSAFVAPNATVLGEVYIAADVSIWFGAVMRGDTEKIVIGRQSNVQDQCVLHCDPGMPCVIGERVTVGHSAIVHGATVEDDALIGIGAIVLNGATIGKGAIVAAGALVTEGTVIPPGMLAVGTPAKPIKEVSDSLRERSLEGAQHYVRLGRRYRTEFVDTNGTSSKVD, encoded by the coding sequence ATGTCAACGAATGATACGGATTCTCAATCCACTGCCAAACCGTCCGCCTCAGATGCATCCGGTCGCACACGACGCGAGGCCATTGTCACTGTCGAACCCGATCGCAGTTTGATCGATCCTTCTGCTTTTGTCGCACCCAACGCAACGGTGTTGGGGGAAGTTTACATCGCCGCCGACGTCAGCATCTGGTTCGGAGCGGTGATGCGTGGTGATACAGAAAAGATCGTGATCGGTCGGCAAAGCAACGTTCAAGACCAATGCGTGCTGCATTGTGACCCAGGGATGCCTTGCGTGATAGGCGAGCGAGTGACGGTGGGGCACTCCGCGATCGTTCACGGTGCCACCGTTGAAGACGATGCGTTGATCGGGATTGGGGCGATCGTCTTGAACGGAGCCACGATTGGCAAAGGTGCAATCGTCGCCGCTGGAGCTCTCGTGACCGAAGGCACCGTGATCCCGCCGGGCATGTTGGCTGTTGGAACACCAGCGAAACCGATCAAGGAAGTCAGCGACTCACTGCGTGAACGATCGCTCGAAGGGGCTCAGCACTATGTGAGATTGGGCCGTCGCTATCGAACGGAGTTTGTCGATACAAACGGCACATCCAGCAAGGTCGATTGA
- the yidD gene encoding membrane protein insertion efficiency factor YidD has translation MGPSCRFTPTCSAYAIESIQKHGPIRGIWRAIRRIGRCHPWNPGGYDPP, from the coding sequence ATGGGTCCCAGTTGCCGGTTCACTCCCACGTGCAGTGCTTACGCAATCGAATCCATCCAAAAACACGGTCCGATACGCGGCATATGGCGAGCCATCCGACGCATCGGCCGATGCCATCCCTGGAATCCCGGCGGGTACGACCCACCCTGA
- a CDS encoding putative molybdenum carrier protein, producing MPKPAPQSTDAFKPLWIISGGQTGVDRGALDAAIELDLPHGGWCPAGRIAEDGRIPDRYMLQEHASRHYPDRTEQNVIDTDATLILYRDRISGGTALTKRICRRETRPFLAVDLASPKTAAKRIRTWLQDIRPDNLNVAGPRESNSPGIGEQTKVLLVHILTGGGGDIQSSLF from the coding sequence ATGCCGAAACCTGCTCCGCAATCGACCGATGCCTTCAAGCCCCTCTGGATCATTTCCGGCGGACAAACCGGTGTGGACCGAGGTGCATTGGACGCGGCCATTGAGCTGGACTTGCCGCACGGGGGTTGGTGCCCGGCCGGCCGGATTGCGGAAGACGGTCGCATCCCAGACCGCTACATGCTGCAAGAACACGCGTCGCGGCATTACCCGGATCGGACCGAGCAAAACGTGATCGACACCGACGCGACGCTGATTCTTTATCGCGACCGCATCTCTGGTGGCACGGCACTGACAAAGCGGATCTGCCGACGCGAAACTCGACCGTTTCTGGCGGTGGATTTGGCATCTCCGAAGACTGCTGCGAAGCGTATCCGGACTTGGCTCCAGGACATTCGCCCCGACAACCTCAACGTCGCCGGGCCTCGTGAGAGCAACTCGCCTGGGATCGGCGAACAAACGAAGGTTTTGCTCGTTCACATCCTCACGGGAGGTGGCGGCGACATTCAGTCGTCGCTGTTCTGA